A stretch of DNA from Microcaecilia unicolor chromosome 10, aMicUni1.1, whole genome shotgun sequence:
TTTCCTGCATGTTTCGTTTTCAGACTTCCTTATTGCACCACATCACGAGTAGATTTACAAAGGAGCTGTGAGAAGATCAAAATCAGAaacatttcacatttttttttaagcaatctttccttttccatttatttcagtCTTTCAGGTATTAGTTTCCTCTTGATTCTCTTCCAGATTTTAATATcttggtgtttttgttttttctcatcTTAAATCAGGTATATACACACATAACAGcagtatttattcatttaaaacatttataccccaccaaGATCCTAAGCAgcttactaagggccctgtttactaagctgcgttataggtgcgttagcgtttttaatgggcattaaccatgtacacgtgttaacagtgtatgcgcctacaatatccttataggtgccTATGTAGCGcctgcgctaattgtaggcgcgttaaaaatgctaacgcgccttagtaaacagggccctaaatcaacATACGTAATTAAAGCAAAAATCTTACAACACAAATCTTACAACAGATTCGAAAGACTTTCTGAAAAACATGTCTCATATCCATTCCTAATAACAGCCACCCATCTGCCTCAGCCACCCTCGGTTTCAAAAACTTGCTCCGTAACATTATTCAGTTTCTTTAAGGATCAAGTTGCCAGTTTCTTGATCCTGTGCTTTCTTAATTTGACCTTTATTTTTgagtcttgtcttttttttttctcttttttgtctTATAGATACGTTTATACTTTGGAACAACAGATGTTCACCTTTTAATATAACCACATGTTTTGTAAATATCGCAGTGTCTGAATGCACTCAGGCTTGCATTTATGTCTTTAATGTGCTTATGTGGTGCCCCTCTGAGCTTCCAAGGAGAATCAGCAAAGCAGCATCTCAGTTTACCAATACTCCTGAGGGTAAGTGTGGTTAAATGTTGccatcccacccccccacccccctagaattgaaaaataaattggAGCCAAAAGaagtttaaaacaaaacaataaaacacataaaataaCAAACATAAACAATTGATATTTCAAAAAAACTAATCATAACAGCTGAGAAAGCCATGATACAAAACATACTCACAATGGACTATAGCCATAAGCGAACAGACTGGGCTATATATAATCAATAGTAATAAATAATTGTTGACACATAAACCAAAACAGTATATTCGAACAATGAAAGTTTAATAGTATATGTAGATAAATAGGTCTTATTGTGGACTGATAAAATAAATGTCAAAACAACTCTattggccttattttcgaaagtgatgggcgcccatatttcgacccaaatcgggagatgggcgcccatctcgcaaaggcgcccaaatctgtataatcgaaagctaattttgggcgtcttcaactgcactccgtcgtgggaacgaacaaagttgaaggagcctgtcggaggcgtggtgaaggcgggactggggcgtgtttatcgtgttcaaaaggcaggaaaccagcaaaagcagaaacaggtccagacaaagtctctcaggcagaagtgcacgagcacccacataccagggcctaagacgcaatgcaaaggcaactgCAGAGAGATTCCAaaaggctaataagcccagcagcacctggaactcagctgcagcaatcaccaggcaactacgggtgctgtgcaggctcaaacaacacaagcaaacctgacagcctggaagatccggaccggaccgagcagaaatctggaacgagtgatggtccatagcagccacccgttctggccaccagagggcgaggaaatcACAGACGTAACAActggaccccctcacatgccaggacaccaactgagcaccctagggggcacttttacaaattaaaaaaaaatgttaaatagctcacaggtgcatagcacccttcccttgtgtgctgagccccccaaatcccccccaaaacccactgcccacaagtctacaccattaccatagccctaaggggtgcagggggacacctacatgtgggtacagtgggttttggggggggggggttggagggctcaacattaaccagcacaagtggaacagatgtgggggggggggggggggaatgggcctgggtccgcctgcctgatgtccactgcacccactaacaactgctccaagggacctgcatactgctgtcagggagctgggtatgacatttgaggccatacaggctgtcaaaaaaagtttttaaagttctttttttgtggtgggagggggttagtgaccactgggggagtcaggggaggtcatccccgattcccttcggtggtcatctgggcagttggggcactttttggggacttgttcgtgacaaaaaagggtccaaaaaaagtgacccaaattctcgcttctagcgcccttttttttccattatcagccgagcgcacccatctctcctcggccgataaacatgccccagtcccgccttcaccacgcccccgtcaagtttgttcgttcccgcgacagactgcagttggaggcgcccaaaatcggctttcgattataccgatttgggtgcccatgagagaaagacgcccatctcctgatttgggtcgaaatatgggcgtctttctctttcgaaaataagctggatggggaACTTGGAGTGAATAGATGAACGTGACTTAGGAAATGTGGGGGGAGGtggtttaaaaagcatttttttaatttgttctgtCTGTCAACAGCTTCCTAAGGGGCcacttttattaagccgcactaGGTGCTAATGTGTACttaacgcagcttaaaatggaGTACCACGGGACAAtgtcaggtgtcctgcagtaacttCCAAATACATTGAGTGctaaaaatgtttttgagggggcatgtcatggacgGAGATTAGGCGTTTctgagctaaccagttagcagcTACATTATTGTGTGGTAACTGGTTAGCGCACTGATACCGCGTGAGCCCTTAACCCCTACAAAATGGGTTGTGGTAAATGCACACACAGTCATTTTTCAAAGTGCCCactctaatggcaacattagcgcgtgACCTTTAAtacgaaaaaaaaatagaaagaagtCATTTTTATGGTTGTGGTAAAAATAGCtttagcacgtgggaaagacccatgtaaggctTGCTAAGGCcgctttttacagcagcttagtaaaatgatccctaGTCATTTTTCCCTATTTGTCTTTCTGCTTGAGTTGCTATGGGCCAAGGAACTCGAAGGGAAGCTGTTGTAACGGAGTGGTGGTTAACATTCtgaaggtcttttactaaggcgcgctcacgtttttggcaagcgctaaaattgtgggcgcgctaaacgttagagacgccaatgcattcctatgggcgtctctaacgtttagcgtgcccacaattttagcgcgtgctaaaaacgtgagtgcgcctcaGTAAAAGATGCCCTTTGTGACTCTAAAAGTTTGCAGATGTTTTTGGAGGCTCAGTTCTTTGAAAATACTGACCTGGTTTTCAAACTCCTCCATAATGTTCACATTTTTCCTGCCTTCCATATTtgtgaatatctttttttttcccccttggggggggggggggggggggttgacatcaTGCCTACAAGTGGAAATCATTATATAAAAGAATTAAATGTCCAAAATTCCTTTATGTTAGAAAGCATACAAATATTTTCCTCTCAGTAACTGCCATGATACTATAAATTCATATCTGTTTTCTCATTTTGATAACAGAAGAGGGATGAAATGGGAAAATGTGAGTCTCCAGTAGATAACTAAACAAATAAGATTTAATATACCTTGGTAATATATAGCCGTTTCATGTTATGCTGTGATAAGAAGTCATTTCTTTATATTATTACTTCTGACTGCAAGATTATAAGGGCATAGTTATCAGTGTGGTCAGACATTAAGacatattttaccacaggtcccactTTTGGCAGTGAGACCTATAATATGTTTTAATGGTAACTCATTTTGATAACTACAtccctaagaggggcataatcgaaaggggtgcccaagttttcctgaggacatcctcgcaggacgtcccagcgaaggggcggggaaacctgtattatcgaaacaagatgggcgtccatctttcgttccgataatacggtcggggacgcccaaattgcgaaatttaggtccaccttagagatggtcatccccgattttcaccgataatggaaaccaaggacgcccatctcagaaacaaccaaatccaagctatttggttgtgggaggagccagcatttgtagtgcactggtccccctcacatgccaggacaccaaccaggcaccctagggggcactgcagtggacttcacaaattgctcccaggtgcatagctctctcttaccttgggtgctgattaTGCCGatgtgggcgaccctgggagaaggacgcccatctcccgatctgtgtcgaaagatgggcgcccttctctttcgaaaataagcctgtaagtcttCTTTACTGTGAATTCAAATTTTAGTATATTATTTCTCTGCCAAAAAGGACCAAATGTAAAAGGcgtgttttatatttaaatcttatgTCATTTTACATCTTTTTTAGAGACAAACAAAGAATAATTGCCTTGTGAACAAAACTGGAAAAGCAGTCAAAGCTTCTACTGACTTGTACACTTCTACCGAGTAGAGCTCTTTGTAGAATCCATGGCACTTAAGTATTTGCAGTTATCTGTTCTAGTCCTTGCCGGGTTGTCCATTACAACTGTGATATGGTTCTCGGTGCTGCCCTTACCTGTTGTAATTGAGTCTGCAAATTGGATGTATTTCTATGAGTTTGAACCAGTTTACAGGAAAAATTTCACCTTTACTTTACGTGAGCGTGTGAAATGTCAAGACAGAAATCCTTTTCTGGTTATTTTGGTAACTTCAAGGCCTAGTGATATGAAAGCAAGACAGGCCATCAGGTCAACATGGGGTTCAAAACAAACTTGGTGGGGGCAAGAAGTTGTAACCCTGTTCTTAGTAGGCCGTGAAATTGAAGCAGTAGACAGAATAACTCCATTAACTGTAGAAGATGAAAGCCATTCATTTGGCGATATAATACGTCAAGATTTTCTCGACACTTATGACAACCTAACCTTGAAAACAATAATGGCATTCCAGTGGGTATCAGAATTTTGCTCCAACACGAAGTATATTATGAAGGCTGATTCCGATGTTTTTGTCAATACTGGCAATCTAGTGAGATTTCTCTTAAATTTTAATTCAACAGAGAGCTTGTTTACTGGTTTCCCATTGATTGACAATAATTCTAATCgagagttttttttaaagacctaCATTTCTTATCAAGAATATCCTTTCAGATTGTATCCACCATATTGTAGTGGTCTAGGATACGTACTATCTAATAAGCTGGCACTGAGGATCTATGAAACTATGAGCCACATTAAACCTATTAAATTTGAAGATGCTTATGTCGGGTTTTGCTTACAAAAGCTAAGAGTGAAAGTGCATGTTCCAGAAGATGCAGAACTTTTCTTTTTGTACAAAATTAATTTTAATATTTGTAAGTACAGACATTTGATTGCAGTACATGGATTGTCTTCCAATGAAATCATAAAGTTTTGGCAggacctgaaaaaaaataatacGTTTGTCTGTAAGTGATGCTTTTTTTATTGTTCATCGAGCTTCGAGGCAGCTTCATTTATTGGTGTAATAGTCAAACCTAATAATGTTGTTCCATTTTAAGCCAGTCTGTTACATTATTTGCTCTTCCATGCACTGTTGGATACTAGTACTTGTTAGTATTTATTACAGTGCTATGATTTTGATCCTTTCCTTCCTTTGTAAATTTATGATGTAGATGAGTAGCCAGTGGTCAGAGGCAGcgccttgtgatgttgggcaggtcacttaccttttcattgccttaggtacaaagttagactgtaagctctctggggacagggaaatacgttCTGGTactgcatgagctaaatccaaatgtaCCAGCACTACACAAAGGCATATCTAAACTAGCTGTGTAAATTGCCTTTACCCCAGAAGAAACTAAGCCACCGCCTAAATGTGAGGCTCCTCTGGCTTATGTTCAGAAGAATCTGCAATACAacagagaactcgaacgccccacgggaaaacacgagtgcaggtaaaagtgggatgtttgaccacggaaaaacaaatcctggagacagtgATCTTGGAAaggcttatttatttgttaaaaagactcgacacaactgttgtgtttcggccgtcaggcctgcatcaggagtcttagacACCTAAAAGAACAGCTGATCTGTGCAAAGGATGACCAACAATATAGTAGTCCGTAGGCAAAATGGTCTTTAAAAGACCTTTGATTAAACGCAGCTTGTGAACAAGTCTGGTATCGTAAGCAGCAGTTGGTCATCCTTTGCACAGATCAGCTGTTCTTTTAGGTgtctaagactcctgatgcaggcctgacggccaaacacaacagttgtgtcgagtctttttaacaaataaataagcatttCCAAGATcactgtctccaggatttgtttttccgtggtcaaacatcccacttttacctGCACTCCTCTGGCTTATAGCATAATAAACTAAAGAATCTAAAAGAATCAGTCATCAGAAAGccttagggctaggtttactaattggcgctatgggcatgttagcgtttttaacttgCGTAAATGGTGTATGCACGTTAAAgtctaatgcgcccatagaaatgtataggtgcgttagcgtttaacgcaccttaaatttacaggtgcgttaaaaacactaacgcaccttagtaaacataccccttagtgttTTTCTAAAGTTCAGTATTTACATAAAGGGGTTTACAAAGGCTTTAAAGCTGTTTTTCAATGAAACCATTCCTTCAGCTAAGAATAGCTGTAAAGAAATATACCAGTTTGCTAAAATGACCTTAAGGGTCTAAGTATGTCCTCAGTTACCCTCAGGGACTTCAAAGACATAAATCTTTGCAAAAAAAATGGAAGGTATGCCATTGGCTTTTCCAGTTACAACCTTAGCCATTTCTCGTCTTCAGCTTTGCCCCTTAGAAGAATGTTCATGAAATCGCCTCAGATGAGAAAACCGATGATAGCTAAATTCAGCAAAAGCTCCTGTGAGCGTCGCTGCTATTGTCTATCTTATTAAGAACATAAGTCATGACCTGCTGTATTGAACGGGAGACGGAGAAACCACCTTTTTAATTAATACATTTCTCCATGTCCATAAAGTAAGCAGTCCTCTaccttagtttaaaaaaaaaaatttgcactgGATTCTGCAGTGTGTGTAAACTATTGACCTATTTGGATTCTCTTTTGTTGCCAAATTCATTAAATAAACCCAGTTCACAGTTTACTGACGTTCTCAAAACCAATAAATTGTTTGACCCTGCACAGAGTTCTGCAGATGCAGAGTTTTCAGCATGGAATCAATATTGACTGCCATGCTGGAGAGCGTACTGGCTTTTTGGTCTTGCTTAGTCCATCCAAttctttcaggggcccttttactaaggtatgctgaaaaatggcttatggtagtgtagttgggggttttgggtgtgcgccgatccatttttcagcgtgcctgtaaaaaaggccttttttaaaaaatgtttgccgaaaatggatgtgtggcaaaatcaaaattgccgtgcatccattttgggtctgcgaccttaccaccagccattgacctagcggtaaagtctcatgcggtaaccgtcggtaatgacctaagcgcatcaaatgccacttggcgcgttcccgaaaataaaaattatttttcagctgcatatttcggacacacgccaaaaatgaaattaccacaagaaccatgaggtaaccgggcggtaactccattttggcgcgcgttgggtgcacttagatgcttacacggcttagtgaaagggcccctaagtctggtGTGTCATACTTTGTTGGAGAGGGATTACAAGCACTGATTTACCTTGTTTCTCATTGATAAACATAATGaggtgtctgtcctaattagattgtaagctctgtcgagcagggactgtctcttcatgttcaagtgtacagcgctgcgtacatctagttgcgctatagaaatgataagtagtagtagtagtagtaggtagtttCAGTCCTCCAAGCCATAGAGTACTTCATATGGATTCTTCCAGGGGCCACCATTCACCCTTGTTATTTTCAGTATTTTTCCACAGCTAGGAAGAACAATCACTTGTAATATTGGCTTTAAACATtatcaccctaattctatatatggcactcaaaattgtgtgcacaatttaattgagcaaGCTaattaattgggtgctaataattattggcactaattagcaataatctGAATTTACGCACGCATCTTTGTAGTCTGTATTTTatgaagatgtgcatgtaaattttaatgtgtgaatctgaaaagggggcatgaccatgggcaggtcaggggtattcTAGAATtctcagtgttacagaatatggcagtTCCGTGCCTCAtttaggtgcgaggatttacactaggtttcagttggtgtatatCCTAATtttgggtgtggatcctggcactatattctataaatggcacccagttTTGAGtttaatttatagaatttatagaatagcgcttagcagtcatttttaaaaaatgggggttttttggtgcccgaatttgggtgccatttatagaattgaaccCTTTATACATATGACATTCAGATTTTGCTGCTCAATAGGGTCTCACTTGAGATATTCCCAgggcttttttgtgccggtacgatTAATGCCACATGGTCTGTCTCGGCTTCCTGAACAAAACTATGTCAAGACTGCAGATTGTTCAAAATGTTACAGTTAGACTAGTCACAGGGTGTCATAAATCGAGATAGGGCTAGCCCTCTACTTTCATTGAAATGGCTTTTCTTAAAGCCATGTGGCTCCTGTGCTGGATTTAGCAACTTGCTGTGTTTATGCCTTTGGGTTACAAGAGGTGTAGTTGGTGGGACTTAACATATTGTAAGTTatactcttaaataaactggatgggctgaagataggacccgaagtggtgaactggattaggaactggttgatggacagatgccagagggtggtggtgaatggaattcgctcggaggagggaaaggtgagtagtggagtgcctcagggatcggtgctggggctgattctgttcaatatatttgtgagtgacattgccgaagagttagaaggtaaagtttgcctatttgcggatgatactaagatctgtaacagagtggaaacccgggagggagtggaaaacatgaagaaggatctgaggaagctagaagaatggtctacggtttggcaattaaattcaatgcaaagtgatgcacttagggaatagaaatccacgggagacgtatgtgttaggcggggagagtctgataggtatggacggggaaagggatcttggggtgatagtatctgaagatttgaaggcgatgaaacagtgtgacaaggcggtgaccgtagctagaaggttgttaggctgtatagagagaggtgtgaccagcagaagaaagggggtgttgatgcccctgtataagtcgttggtgaagccccacctagagtattgtgttcagttttggaggctgtatcttgttaaggatgtaaaaagaattgaagcggtgcaaagaaaaactacgagaatggtatgggatttgcgttacaagacgtatgaggagagacttgctgaactaaacatgtatactctggaggaaaggagaaacgggtgatatgatacagatgttcaaatatttgaaaggtattaatccgcaaacgaaccttttccggagatgtgaaggcggtagaacttgaaatgagattgaaggggggcagactcaagaaaatgtcaggaagtattttttcacggagagagtagtggatgcttggaatgccctcctgcgggaggtggtggaaatgaaaacggtaacggaattcaaacatgtgtgggataagcataagggaatcctgtgcagaaggaatggatcctcaggagcttagtcgagatcgggtggcagagccggtggtgggaggcagggctggtggttgggatgcggggatagtgctgggcagacttatacggtctgtgccagagccggtggctgggaggcggggatagtgctgggcagacttatacggtctgtgccagagctggtggttgggaggcggggatagtgctgggcagacttatacggtctgtgccctgaagagcacaggtacaaatcaaagtagggtatacacaaaagtagcacatatgagttcatcttgttgagCACACTGGATggtccgtgcaggtctttttctgccgtcatctactatgttactatggatgtaTTGTTTAGTTTGCAATTTAAATGCTCAGATTAAATTATATTTACTCTGATTTGTTGTGCACTGCATTGGGCTGTCTCTTGTAAAGCAGGGAGGTGATATACAAATTATTAAATGAAAATCATTAGTCAAACCTCTTACTCCTTGCTTTAAAATTTATTTAGTCAAAATTTGATTAACTGCTCGACTGCCAATAATGGCAACAAGGGAACTACATAATAAAATGACAAAACATATAAATAGAATCAAGTAATTAAATCACATTAATATCAAATAAAAATCTGTGAGCACCATGgataatttaaaagaaaatttctCATAACTGAAGGCTTGGATGAATAACCATGCATTTATATTTTTCCTAAatgacaaaaacaaacaaaaaaaaaaacaggtggggTGACAAAGGTCAAAGGTCTAGAGGAAGAAGACTATTTTAGATTTTTCAGGCAGCATAACTAAAGGCCAATTTACTTGTTTTGGGTAATCGCACCTCAGTAGAAATGGGAGGAACTAAATGTTGCTGTAAGATaggggagatccaagatggcggtcgGGACGGACGTGTGAGCAGCAGCTCCTGACCAGCTATTGTTTTCTGCGAGTGAAAACTTCTCTATAATATTATGGGGAAGCGAAAAGGGAAATCCAAtttgcctacctccacaggcaAGGTGAATCCCTCTTCCACCCGACAGTTGACTCTAGAAGAGTCGGGTATGCTGCCTCCAGGGACTCGAGTTGACGCTTCGAGGGGCCCTCTGGAAACATTGGACCTCAGCGTTGAGGGGATAACATTGAGCCCCCCTCTTACGACAAAACCCCCAAGGCCGGGAGGAGAGACGATGGCGCGGCGGGAGCAGCTGGTTGTGGATCCCGGAAGTGGTGCCCCAGCAACTGTTCGTGGAGACCCCGTAGCCACGTCTTCGCTGCTGGAAACATCGAGTCGGGCAGATATGGCGGTTCGACTGCCTCTGCCTGTGGGCGAAACCTCTGCGAGTCTTGAGGAGATGATAAGATCTTCTGTTGCTACTATGAATTCCATATGGGAAAAGATTCAGGGTTTGGATGTCTCGTTACAACAAATTGCAACTTCTTTTGCCGGAAAAGTGGCGGAACTATCACAAGAACATAACGTTTTATCGGGAAAAGTGACGGAGCATACTACCAGGATGGACTCCATTGAAAATGAGGTACTATCAGTTAAAACTACAGCGGCAGCTCTTATTAAAGACAATAacctccaaaaaagaaaaattgagtaTATGGAGAACCAATTGAGAAGATGCAACTTgcgtttttttaattttcctaaatctcctttAGTTCCTGCTAAAGAAATGTTAAGAAAATATCTTGTTGAAATACTGGGGATATCCCCAGATAATTTTCCTCCATTAACTAAGGCTGTGTATATTTCAAATATAAGAACGGGAAGATCAGTTCCAACAACTCAACCTGACTTAAATTTGACTCAATTtcttgaaagttcattggaggTTATTACTGAAAGGACAACATTACTGGTATCATTTGCTCTAGAACTAGACCGAAATAATATATTTAGACTTTTTTTCCGCCACATTAGTACTCCTTTCTTGGGTTCTAAAATAcaagtttttcctgatctctcaagagATACACAAAAACGAAGAAAAGATTTTTTAGCGTTGAAGGGAAGGGTCCTCCAGTTGGGAGGGACCTtcatacttaaatttccttgtaaatgttatatttcatTTCAATCCAATAATTATATGTTTCTTGAACCGGGAAAGTTGCTTGAAGTTATTGTGAGTAAAGAGTGACTTGACATTTAACCCTGGCTCTAACGCTAAATCGGCTGCGCTAACTCTAATCCCTTCCCTCCCTtagatatatacagtggtggaaataggtatttgatcccttgctgattttgtaagtttgcccactgacaaagacatgagcaacccataattgaagggtaggttattggtaacagtgagagatagcacatcacaaattaaatccggaaaaacacattgtggaaagtatatgaatttatttgcattctgcagagggaaataagtatttaatccctctggcaaacaagacctaatacttggtggcaaaacccttgttggcaagcacagcggtcagacgtcttctgtagttgatgatgag
This window harbors:
- the B3GALNT1 gene encoding UDP-GalNAc:beta-1,3-N-acetylgalactosaminyltransferase 1; the protein is MALKYLQLSVLVLAGLSITTVIWFSVLPLPVVIESANWMYFYEFEPVYRKNFTFTLRERVKCQDRNPFLVILVTSRPSDMKARQAIRSTWGSKQTWWGQEVVTLFLVGREIEAVDRITPLTVEDESHSFGDIIRQDFLDTYDNLTLKTIMAFQWVSEFCSNTKYIMKADSDVFVNTGNLVRFLLNFNSTESLFTGFPLIDNNSNREFFLKTYISYQEYPFRLYPPYCSGLGYVLSNKLALRIYETMSHIKPIKFEDAYVGFCLQKLRVKVHVPEDAELFFLYKINFNICKYRHLIAVHGLSSNEIIKFWQDLKKNNTFVCK